Proteins encoded by one window of Archaeoglobus veneficus SNP6:
- a CDS encoding branched-chain amino acid ABC transporter permease has protein sequence MGVVEGAIIYANLLVLLAIGLTLTYITTAVPNFAQGSFAIFGSYIALTLLRLSGIHPYTALPIAFILGGMLGLATYILVLRPLIKKDSTIVTLMIATLAWDLILLGIIGAYSEFLGKITRKAGVKFIFTYLDYEIAGISAIFLVSTVVIAVTLAGLFLLLYKTKFGIALRASMENPSLAEIMGVNVEYTRMFSWFLSGALAAMAGCLLPFKQEIVPATGALIIVSIFAASIVGGLSSIYGALLGGYIIGLSESLITYELSVVLGTGVLVYSKVVSLVILIITLLVAPRGIVGINWKKVMKWLSSTRS, from the coding sequence ATGGGTGTAGTCGAAGGAGCGATAATCTATGCAAATCTACTCGTTTTGCTTGCTATAGGTCTAACACTAACTTATATAACTACCGCAGTCCCAAATTTTGCTCAGGGTTCTTTTGCTATATTTGGTTCATATATAGCTCTAACGCTTTTGCGACTCTCTGGCATACATCCTTATACAGCACTTCCCATTGCATTTATTCTCGGCGGGATGCTCGGATTAGCGACTTACATTCTTGTCCTCAGACCTCTGATAAAAAAAGATTCAACCATAGTAACCCTGATGATAGCGACGCTTGCATGGGACTTAATCCTCCTCGGTATTATAGGCGCCTATTCAGAATTTCTCGGGAAAATAACAAGGAAAGCCGGAGTTAAGTTCATATTTACTTATCTGGACTACGAAATAGCCGGTATTTCGGCCATATTTCTTGTGTCAACTGTTGTAATCGCAGTCACACTTGCAGGACTTTTCTTACTCCTTTACAAAACAAAATTCGGCATAGCGTTGAGGGCTTCCATGGAGAACCCCTCCCTGGCTGAAATAATGGGTGTAAATGTCGAATACACGAGAATGTTCTCGTGGTTTTTGTCCGGTGCGCTTGCAGCAATGGCCGGATGTTTACTGCCCTTCAAGCAGGAGATAGTTCCTGCAACCGGAGCGCTGATAATCGTTTCAATATTCGCAGCGAGTATCGTCGGCGGGCTTAGCAGCATATACGGGGCGCTGCTCGGCGGGTATATAATCGGGCTGTCGGAGTCTCTTATCACCTATGAGCTCTCGGTAGTCCTTGGAACGGGAGTACTCGTTTACAGCAAGGTTGTATCGCTGGTGATCCTGATAATAACGCTGCTTGTAGCTCCAAGAGGAATTGTCGGTATAAACTGGAAGAAGGTGATGAAATGGCTCTCGAGCACACGGTCATAA
- a CDS encoding sulfite exporter TauE/SafE family protein encodes MELLALPVVSFVISIFTSQAGVSGAFLLLPFQMSVLNFTSPAVSATNLLYNIAAIPGGVYRYAREGRLNIYLAAVIIAGTLPGVFLGALIRITYLPDPKTFKLFVGCVLFYLALRLLISAGKDKTGRSEGATGVTEVKYKKISAKELIYEFMGREFRVSIPALLALSFTIGIVGGIYGIGGGAIIAPFLVTVFGLPVYTVAGATLLGTLSTSIFGVLFYCYLGYPPKWIIGLLLGIGGFAGMYAGARLQKHMPEKIIKSVLGVLILFLAAKYVIPYFL; translated from the coding sequence ATGGAGCTTCTCGCTCTGCCGGTAGTCTCATTCGTAATATCTATCTTCACGTCTCAGGCAGGAGTCTCGGGAGCGTTTCTCCTTCTACCATTCCAGATGAGTGTGCTCAATTTCACGTCTCCAGCTGTCAGCGCCACCAATCTGCTCTACAACATTGCAGCGATTCCTGGTGGGGTTTACAGGTATGCGAGAGAGGGTAGGCTGAATATATATCTCGCTGCCGTTATAATAGCCGGGACCCTGCCGGGCGTGTTCCTTGGAGCTTTAATCAGGATCACATACCTTCCCGACCCAAAGACGTTCAAACTCTTCGTTGGATGTGTTCTCTTTTACCTCGCTTTAAGACTTCTTATTTCTGCAGGAAAAGACAAAACCGGACGGTCTGAAGGAGCTACAGGAGTAACAGAGGTTAAGTACAAGAAAATCTCCGCCAAAGAGCTCATTTACGAATTCATGGGAAGAGAGTTCAGAGTTTCCATCCCTGCTCTGCTTGCCCTCTCATTCACTATAGGCATAGTCGGGGGGATCTACGGAATTGGTGGAGGAGCGATTATAGCTCCTTTCCTCGTCACAGTCTTCGGTCTCCCCGTATACACGGTAGCGGGAGCCACACTGCTCGGCACGTTATCGACGTCAATCTTTGGAGTACTCTTCTACTGCTACCTTGGCTATCCACCGAAATGGATTATCGGTCTACTTCTTGGCATTGGAGGTTTTGCAGGAATGTATGCAGGAGCACGGCTCCAGAAGCACATGCCTGAAAAGATAATAAAATCTGTGCTTGGTGTGCTGATACTTTTCCTTGCTGCAAAATACGTGATCCCTTACTTCCTGTAA
- a CDS encoding DUF2150 family protein has product MNYYSETRFNNWVNKIREANIDLDNAESLAVFDQMMEDLVVACLNVIRAVKERELTKKEAIQELNAMEQILMSDVSFDDTLKSDFFDFVREGLRVVVNAAKYCVEGKISKKNFNTLIKEAVEKEKKGDFEGAFDTIARMGAKVFKGEKLPEDIDVPEEGMVLNWIDGVDAINTVMLLIEIDASTESDE; this is encoded by the coding sequence ATGAACTACTACAGCGAGACAAGGTTCAACAACTGGGTGAACAAAATAAGGGAAGCGAATATAGACCTCGATAATGCGGAGTCCCTAGCCGTATTTGACCAGATGATGGAAGATCTTGTTGTAGCGTGCCTCAACGTCATCCGGGCCGTCAAGGAGAGGGAGCTGACCAAGAAAGAAGCAATCCAAGAACTTAATGCGATGGAACAGATTCTCATGTCAGACGTTAGCTTTGACGACACCCTCAAGAGCGACTTCTTCGACTTTGTTAGGGAAGGACTTAGAGTTGTCGTAAACGCTGCGAAATACTGTGTTGAGGGCAAAATCAGCAAGAAGAACTTCAACACGCTCATAAAAGAGGCTGTGGAGAAGGAGAAAAAGGGCGATTTCGAGGGAGCGTTCGACACAATAGCAAGAATGGGTGCAAAGGTGTTCAAGGGAGAAAAGCTACCCGAAGACATCGATGTTCCCGAAGAGGGCATGGTTCTCAACTGGATTGACGGAGTGGATGCAATTAACACAGTTATGCTGCTCATAGAGATTGATGCCTCAACAGAGTCAGATGAATAA
- a CDS encoding ABC transporter substrate-binding protein — protein MAWKRLLVLLIIALTLLPVASAEEEISIGVLVDLSGGLSTYGNDIKNTLEIAKEDINSYFEEKGLPYKVEFYPEDTKVDPNTCLQKVQTLYGRGIKLMIGPMGSGEVANIKDYVTSNKIIIISPSSTALPEIIGFTKPEEKKYIFRFVGIDNLQSKAIAGELKDLGIKGVVITYIGNAWGKGLYECIKPHLEEAGIEIGDVVEYPDQTPADFTPYISQLENGVSGLIQKYGADKVAVIAFTYEEIYTMIAQTKDDSVLFKVLWFGCDGCAKSSRIDEVCSKVSEVGMYSTLFESKGKAFDELKAKYQENGFGETPYQYALNAYDAAWVLALAYAEVVEEKGSYDADAMAEKIPEVTEKYSKGEYGVEPVSGYIKLDEWNDRASGDYAIYYVTDDCKWDTAGIWKFETDSIEWYHKPEPPVVETPAEEAPAKEETTVAEKKTPGFELVLAVTGLATVAYALRRR, from the coding sequence ATGGCATGGAAAAGGCTACTGGTACTTTTAATAATTGCTCTGACGTTGCTTCCAGTGGCTTCTGCCGAGGAAGAGATTTCTATTGGTGTACTCGTTGACCTCTCGGGAGGGCTATCGACATACGGAAACGACATAAAGAATACGCTCGAAATAGCAAAGGAGGACATAAACAGCTACTTTGAGGAGAAGGGTCTGCCGTACAAGGTTGAGTTCTACCCGGAGGACACGAAAGTCGATCCGAACACCTGCCTGCAGAAAGTTCAGACCCTCTACGGTAGAGGCATCAAACTGATGATAGGCCCCATGGGCAGCGGTGAGGTTGCGAACATAAAGGACTACGTCACATCCAACAAGATCATAATAATATCGCCGTCCTCAACGGCTTTGCCAGAGATTATTGGATTCACCAAGCCAGAGGAGAAGAAATACATATTCAGATTCGTTGGAATTGACAACCTGCAGAGCAAGGCCATAGCCGGAGAGCTGAAGGATCTCGGAATCAAGGGTGTCGTTATCACCTACATCGGTAACGCATGGGGTAAGGGGTTGTATGAGTGCATAAAGCCCCATCTCGAGGAAGCGGGAATCGAGATTGGAGATGTCGTTGAGTATCCAGACCAGACGCCTGCAGACTTCACGCCGTACATATCGCAGCTTGAGAACGGTGTGAGTGGCCTTATCCAGAAGTACGGGGCAGACAAGGTGGCAGTTATAGCGTTTACGTACGAGGAAATTTACACAATGATTGCCCAGACCAAGGACGACTCGGTTCTGTTCAAGGTGCTGTGGTTCGGCTGCGATGGCTGTGCGAAGAGCAGCAGAATTGACGAGGTTTGCAGCAAGGTCAGCGAGGTTGGAATGTACAGCACACTCTTCGAATCGAAGGGCAAGGCATTCGATGAACTGAAGGCGAAGTACCAGGAGAATGGATTTGGCGAGACACCCTACCAGTATGCACTGAACGCATACGATGCGGCATGGGTTCTCGCTCTTGCATACGCTGAAGTCGTTGAGGAGAAGGGAAGCTACGACGCCGATGCAATGGCTGAAAAGATACCTGAAGTTACCGAGAAGTACAGCAAGGGTGAGTACGGCGTCGAGCCAGTGAGCGGATACATCAAGCTCGACGAGTGGAATGATAGAGCGAGCGGTGACTATGCGATATACTACGTCACAGACGATTGCAAGTGGGACACTGCAGGAATCTGGAAGTTCGAGACTGACAGCATTGAGTGGTACCACAAGCCAGAGCCACCTGTGGTAGAGACACCGGCTGAAGAGGCTCCTGCAAAGGAAGAAACCACCGTTGCAGAGAAGAAGACACCCGGCTTCGAACTGGTGCTTGCAGTTACCGGCCTCGCAACTGTGGCGTATGCTCTGAGAAGGAGATAA
- a CDS encoding archease — MKYRFIDHTADIAFEVFGSSIEELIENATLAFCEAFAYSEKIEGEVEREVEVEGDAEDMLLYHWLNELLYLFDTEFFAAKQAKAIVEGDGMLKARGVLKGGKLTPEAVKVEPKAITLHNYRVEKRNGGWYAFVVVDI, encoded by the coding sequence ATGAAGTACAGGTTTATTGACCACACAGCAGACATAGCCTTTGAGGTCTTTGGTAGCAGCATCGAGGAGCTGATCGAGAACGCAACCCTTGCATTTTGTGAGGCTTTCGCTTATTCCGAGAAGATCGAGGGCGAGGTTGAGAGGGAGGTGGAGGTTGAGGGTGATGCAGAGGACATGCTACTCTACCACTGGCTCAACGAGCTGCTTTACCTCTTCGACACGGAGTTCTTTGCTGCAAAGCAGGCTAAAGCTATCGTTGAAGGGGATGGGATGTTAAAGGCGAGGGGTGTGCTTAAGGGAGGAAAGCTGACACCAGAAGCCGTGAAAGTTGAACCCAAGGCGATAACACTCCACAACTACAGGGTTGAGAAAAGGAATGGCGGCTGGTATGCGTTCGTGGTTGTGGATATTTAG
- the mer gene encoding 5,10-methylenetetrahydromethanopterin reductase, with translation MRFGIEFVPNVRYYELEYYSKLAEDNGFGYVWITDHYNNRNVYAMLTLIALKTQNMRIGAGVANPYHTHPAIIASAIATVNEISGGRAVLGIAAGDRVTLERIGVKWEKPLSKIKEAVEVIKALHTGKPVNYDGDFFRMQGARLDFKAGRIPIYVGAQGPKMLKLAAEIGDGVLINASHPKDFEVARQNIEEGLKDKNKDFDVVAYASLSVDKNGEKAKDAAKIVVAFIVAGSPDIVFERHGISQEDVMRVKTALNNAFTKGDWKSVHEAVTEEMVDIFSISGTPDEVIERIEELSKVGVTQVVAGSPLGPNKAKAIKIMGREIIPGFPDG, from the coding sequence ATGCGGTTCGGAATTGAGTTTGTCCCAAATGTGAGGTACTACGAGCTTGAATATTACTCCAAGCTTGCAGAAGATAATGGTTTCGGATACGTATGGATTACCGACCACTACAACAACAGAAACGTCTACGCAATGCTCACGCTAATTGCGCTGAAGACACAGAACATGCGTATAGGGGCAGGTGTGGCCAACCCATACCACACTCACCCGGCAATCATCGCGTCGGCAATAGCTACAGTCAATGAGATAAGTGGTGGAAGGGCCGTTCTTGGCATAGCTGCTGGAGACAGAGTTACCCTTGAGAGAATAGGCGTAAAATGGGAAAAACCCCTTAGCAAGATAAAGGAGGCTGTAGAGGTTATAAAAGCCCTTCACACAGGTAAACCCGTTAACTACGACGGAGATTTCTTCAGGATGCAGGGTGCGAGGCTTGATTTCAAGGCCGGAAGAATCCCGATTTACGTGGGAGCGCAGGGGCCTAAGATGTTGAAACTTGCAGCAGAGATAGGAGACGGTGTGCTCATAAACGCATCGCATCCTAAAGACTTCGAGGTTGCAAGACAGAACATAGAAGAAGGACTGAAGGACAAAAACAAAGACTTCGACGTCGTTGCTTATGCATCCCTTAGTGTTGATAAAAACGGAGAAAAAGCAAAGGATGCAGCAAAGATAGTCGTGGCTTTCATAGTGGCTGGGAGTCCGGACATCGTTTTCGAGAGGCACGGAATAAGCCAGGAGGATGTAATGAGAGTGAAGACTGCGTTAAACAATGCGTTTACAAAGGGTGACTGGAAGAGTGTACACGAGGCTGTTACAGAGGAGATGGTAGATATCTTCTCGATAAGTGGTACACCAGACGAGGTAATTGAAAGAATTGAGGAACTTAGCAAGGTCGGTGTTACGCAGGTCGTTGCAGGAAGCCCCCTCGGCCCGAACAAGGCAAAGGCAATCAAAATAATGGGTAGGGAGATAATACCGGGGTTTCCCGACGGCTGA
- a CDS encoding deoxyuridine 5'-triphosphate nucleotidohydrolase, producing MPFGSVLSRKEIERRIREEDLITNYIDLETQLQPNGFDCTLQSVARIKGTGRIDFDNSERQLPEVEEIPFEDEWVFLPRGVYRVRINEVVNLGNDIMAFGRPRSTLIRCGANLLTAVWDAGYRGRSEAGLVVYGDGLWLKRNARILQLVFVKLTDETTPYSGAYQMENLEG from the coding sequence TTGCCTTTCGGGAGTGTTTTGAGTAGAAAGGAAATTGAGCGCAGGATTCGCGAAGAAGACCTCATTACTAACTACATAGACCTCGAAACACAGTTGCAGCCCAACGGCTTTGACTGCACACTTCAAAGCGTTGCAAGGATCAAGGGCACGGGCAGAATAGACTTTGACAACAGCGAAAGGCAACTGCCAGAGGTAGAAGAAATCCCATTTGAGGACGAGTGGGTTTTTCTGCCCAGGGGCGTTTACAGGGTCAGGATAAACGAGGTCGTAAACCTCGGAAACGACATCATGGCCTTTGGAAGGCCGAGGAGCACGCTAATCCGCTGTGGGGCAAACCTGCTTACTGCTGTGTGGGATGCTGGCTACAGGGGTAGAAGTGAAGCTGGGCTCGTTGTTTACGGCGATGGCCTCTGGCTGAAAAGGAACGCGAGAATTCTCCAGCTCGTCTTTGTAAAGCTCACCGATGAAACGACACCTTACAGCGGGGCCTACCAGATGGAGAATTTAGAGGGTTGA
- a CDS encoding ATPase domain-containing protein, which translates to MREKIPSGVPGFDEILRGGLERGWAYLLKGGPGSGKTIFGLQFLLEGAKRGEKVVYVSFDEPKEEVQLQAESFGWSLDHPNLYFIDKVSEMDILTSDLMFIDFDSVSEIHSLIDSIIRLEELKGASRVFIDGMSILRDASKDPSIYRRIVSSVIRFLNSKNITSLIAEELVTEVGREIISYLTSGEFVLEKVVRDDGEVFRIVNVLKYRGGNAWLGKHYFDITPEGIVVYPIIPVNAEKKVEKKVVSTGNKRLDSMLGGGIYEGSDVLIAGKSGVGKTNTCLQVLIENDRRGRAGILYSFEESEEVIAHRLETLFNYRPSKLVVKHLSPYGMNLGRFYRMVVEDVETLNPGVVAIDPINSLQRMTLSAEELTRAIELLASYLSAKGIIILQTFEVSQAADVFHFTGGGISYLCDYLILGRYMELNGELLKVIAVMKNRFGDHERTLRILEIKSGEGLRIGEPLKNYTGLMSGVLEKV; encoded by the coding sequence ATGCGTGAAAAGATTCCCAGCGGAGTACCGGGCTTTGATGAAATTCTAAGAGGGGGGCTCGAAAGAGGCTGGGCTTACTTACTGAAAGGCGGCCCGGGTAGTGGGAAAACTATTTTTGGTCTGCAGTTTCTTCTTGAGGGCGCAAAAAGGGGTGAGAAAGTAGTTTACGTTTCGTTTGACGAGCCAAAGGAGGAGGTTCAGCTACAAGCTGAGTCATTTGGCTGGAGTCTTGACCATCCAAATCTTTACTTTATAGATAAAGTTTCGGAGATGGATATTCTCACGTCTGATTTGATGTTCATAGATTTTGACTCGGTTAGCGAGATTCACAGTCTTATAGACTCTATAATCAGACTCGAAGAGCTGAAAGGTGCGAGCAGGGTTTTTATAGATGGGATGAGCATTCTAAGAGATGCATCGAAAGACCCGTCGATTTACAGACGTATTGTTTCGTCGGTTATACGCTTTCTCAACAGCAAAAATATTACCTCTCTGATAGCAGAGGAGCTCGTAACCGAAGTGGGTCGGGAGATTATAAGCTACCTGACGAGCGGCGAGTTCGTTCTCGAAAAGGTTGTCAGAGATGATGGAGAGGTTTTCAGGATTGTCAACGTGCTGAAGTATCGCGGTGGAAATGCCTGGCTTGGAAAACACTACTTCGACATAACACCGGAGGGTATAGTCGTTTATCCGATAATCCCGGTTAATGCGGAGAAAAAGGTGGAGAAAAAAGTTGTCTCGACCGGCAACAAAAGGCTTGACTCGATGCTTGGTGGCGGAATATACGAAGGTTCGGATGTTTTGATAGCCGGAAAGAGTGGCGTGGGTAAGACGAACACGTGTCTCCAGGTACTCATCGAGAACGACAGAAGAGGAAGGGCAGGGATACTCTACTCATTTGAGGAGAGTGAAGAGGTTATTGCCCACAGACTCGAAACTCTGTTCAACTACAGGCCGTCAAAGCTCGTGGTGAAACATCTGTCGCCATATGGTATGAACCTCGGAAGGTTCTACCGCATGGTCGTGGAGGATGTTGAGACGCTGAATCCGGGAGTCGTGGCCATCGACCCTATCAACAGTCTGCAGCGCATGACTTTATCAGCGGAGGAGCTTACGAGGGCAATTGAGTTGCTGGCTTCATACCTATCAGCTAAAGGTATAATTATACTGCAGACTTTTGAGGTCAGCCAGGCGGCGGATGTTTTCCACTTTACCGGAGGTGGAATAAGCTATCTCTGCGACTATCTAATTTTGGGGAGGTACATGGAACTGAATGGAGAGCTCCTGAAGGTTATTGCAGTTATGAAGAACAGGTTCGGCGACCACGAGCGCACGCTGAGAATCCTCGAGATTAAGAGCGGTGAAGGTTTGCGGATAGGTGAACCCCTCAAAAATTACACGGGGCTGATGAGTGGTGTGCTGGAGAAAGTTTAG
- a CDS encoding branched-chain amino acid ABC transporter ATP-binding protein, protein MLRTEKLNAGYRELHILFDVDATIEDNKITTVVGPNGSGKSTFLKSVFGLTTVYSGKVLFRSEDITKVPPHQRTKKGIAYLPQIDNVFANLTVEENLKIAGYTLEKNELKDRIDLALDVFPELNKYLKKRAGALSGGERQFLAIATALVRKAELLMLDEPTAQLSPKMAGIIFDKIVELRDRLGLTILLVEQNVTGALEISDNAYLLASGRVIFSGKAEELLEHEKFEELCMGVGIEA, encoded by the coding sequence GTGCTGCGCACGGAGAAGCTGAATGCGGGGTATAGGGAACTGCATATCCTTTTCGACGTAGATGCCACCATCGAGGACAACAAAATTACCACCGTCGTGGGGCCCAATGGTAGTGGTAAGTCAACGTTCCTCAAGTCAGTCTTCGGCCTCACAACTGTTTATTCCGGGAAGGTTCTATTCAGGAGTGAAGACATAACGAAGGTTCCACCGCATCAGAGGACGAAGAAGGGTATAGCATACCTCCCGCAGATTGACAACGTTTTCGCAAATCTAACTGTCGAAGAAAACCTGAAGATAGCTGGATACACGCTGGAGAAGAACGAACTGAAGGACAGGATAGATCTCGCCCTCGATGTCTTTCCGGAATTAAACAAGTACCTAAAGAAGCGTGCAGGGGCTTTAAGCGGTGGAGAGAGACAGTTCCTTGCTATAGCAACAGCTCTCGTAAGGAAGGCCGAGCTTCTCATGCTCGACGAGCCAACAGCCCAGCTATCTCCAAAGATGGCTGGAATAATCTTCGATAAAATTGTTGAATTGAGAGACAGGCTTGGACTGACGATACTGCTGGTTGAGCAGAACGTAACCGGAGCGCTCGAAATCAGTGACAACGCCTACCTGCTGGCGAGTGGCAGAGTTATCTTCAGTGGAAAGGCAGAGGAACTGCTCGAGCACGAGAAGTTCGAGGAACTCTGCATGGGTGTGGGCATCGAGGCGTGA
- a CDS encoding SWIM zinc finger family protein encodes MNNFELPDEVVKAARKELGYELYKALLFEYGKRGEKAFFYLREGRVKKYRDFFVVVGEYEYLVDENFCSCRDFQFNLKAKKPCAHIIAAKTAKLMECYDEYDEYYIDYMVKEWK; translated from the coding sequence ATGAATAACTTTGAGCTTCCAGATGAAGTAGTTAAAGCTGCACGAAAGGAACTCGGTTACGAGCTTTACAAAGCCTTGCTGTTCGAGTACGGAAAAAGGGGAGAGAAAGCCTTTTTTTACCTCAGAGAGGGCAGGGTGAAGAAGTACAGGGACTTCTTTGTGGTCGTCGGAGAGTACGAATACCTGGTGGATGAGAACTTCTGCAGCTGCCGCGACTTCCAGTTCAACCTGAAAGCAAAGAAGCCATGTGCCCACATAATCGCCGCAAAAACGGCAAAGCTTATGGAATGTTATGACGAATACGATGAGTACTACATAGATTACATGGTGAAAGAATGGAAGTAA
- a CDS encoding branched-chain amino acid ABC transporter permease codes for MALEHTVISILIWFGLYLIIAISLNLEYGYGGIPNFGRALAALMGAIAVGAVVNRILILMFGITGSITTASGIAKSTINEIIAQNPAVGIGLLLFTLLISGILGIVVGALFILPSAKLESDYLAITLLAISEVAYMVCYYNTDIMGGYYGVPTPNVLAFIPGEWKDLVFMCLILLVALVVYFFAERLLNTPYGRLLRATRENENVVRAFGKDVMKIRIKTVAVGSGIASMSGALYSFYTGNVSGIVNLFSRVEWTFFPFLMVLLGGLGNNRGVAVGVLTFVTIRKLLEVYKHEITRFFALPFDVNWLQYILFGVMMLLILYYRPDGLIKEKPIMTEPIKKLAEKKGQK; via the coding sequence ATGGCTCTCGAGCACACGGTCATAAGTATTCTGATCTGGTTCGGACTGTATCTAATCATAGCAATAAGCCTGAACTTGGAGTACGGTTACGGAGGAATTCCAAACTTCGGCAGAGCTCTGGCAGCACTGATGGGAGCTATAGCAGTCGGAGCAGTTGTAAACAGAATTCTCATACTGATGTTTGGTATAACAGGCAGCATAACGACTGCAAGCGGGATTGCAAAGAGCACCATTAACGAGATTATTGCCCAGAATCCAGCAGTTGGAATCGGTCTGCTGCTCTTCACGCTGCTCATTTCGGGAATCCTTGGCATAGTGGTTGGAGCACTTTTCATTCTGCCAAGTGCCAAGCTTGAGAGTGATTATCTTGCCATAACACTTCTCGCCATAAGCGAAGTTGCATACATGGTTTGCTACTATAACACAGACATCATGGGTGGCTACTACGGAGTCCCCACGCCAAACGTACTGGCGTTTATACCTGGAGAGTGGAAAGACCTCGTTTTCATGTGCCTTATACTGCTCGTAGCTCTGGTTGTATACTTCTTCGCCGAAAGGTTGCTGAACACCCCTTACGGCAGGTTGCTGAGAGCTACAAGAGAGAACGAGAACGTTGTCAGGGCATTCGGAAAGGACGTTATGAAAATCAGGATAAAGACTGTCGCAGTAGGCTCGGGAATAGCTTCGATGTCTGGAGCCCTGTACTCGTTCTACACCGGAAACGTCAGTGGCATAGTAAACCTGTTCAGCAGGGTTGAGTGGACGTTCTTCCCCTTCCTTATGGTTTTGCTTGGCGGGCTTGGAAATAACAGGGGTGTTGCAGTGGGCGTTCTGACGTTCGTAACCATCAGAAAACTGCTTGAAGTGTACAAGCACGAGATAACGAGATTTTTCGCCCTGCCATTCGACGTAAACTGGCTTCAGTACATCCTCTTTGGTGTTATGATGCTCCTGATTCTGTACTACAGACCCGACGGACTCATTAAGGAAAAGCCGATAATGACCGAACCTATAAAGAAGCTCGCCGAAAAGAAGGGGCAGAAGTAA
- a CDS encoding ABC transporter ATP-binding protein, protein MNILETHNLSKFFDGLKALDGVSIEVPRQNIVLVIGPNGSGKSTLINVITGFHQADEGKVIFEGEDITNKPPHEIYRHGIVRTFQTPQPLKKLTVLENLLVAVPHPGESILRSLGRGWVSYEEEYVEKAYEILEFLGIDHLWHQESYKLSGGQLKLVEIGRALMGEAKLIVMDEPIAGVAPALSHSILDKLTKLKEMGVTFLIVEHRLDIILKYVDYIYVMANGKIIAEGREEEILKNPEVIEVYLGAAHGEAECGV, encoded by the coding sequence ATGAACATCCTCGAAACACACAACCTTTCCAAATTTTTTGATGGTCTCAAAGCACTCGATGGAGTCAGCATAGAGGTACCGAGGCAGAACATAGTGCTTGTCATAGGGCCCAACGGAAGTGGCAAATCAACGCTGATAAACGTCATAACCGGATTCCACCAGGCTGACGAGGGAAAGGTAATATTCGAGGGAGAGGACATAACCAACAAACCTCCGCACGAAATCTACAGACACGGAATTGTCAGAACGTTCCAGACGCCGCAGCCCCTCAAGAAGCTGACAGTCCTCGAAAATCTACTTGTTGCGGTTCCACACCCCGGTGAGTCAATCCTGCGAAGCCTCGGGAGAGGATGGGTTAGCTACGAGGAAGAGTATGTCGAAAAAGCCTACGAAATTCTCGAGTTCCTTGGCATCGACCACCTCTGGCATCAGGAATCTTACAAGCTGAGTGGTGGACAGCTCAAACTCGTTGAGATTGGCAGAGCATTAATGGGTGAGGCGAAGCTGATAGTCATGGACGAGCCAATAGCAGGCGTGGCTCCAGCTCTTTCCCACAGCATACTGGACAAGCTCACAAAACTCAAGGAAATGGGCGTTACATTCCTCATAGTAGAACACAGGCTTGACATCATACTCAAATACGTCGATTACATATATGTTATGGCAAACGGAAAGATTATAGCCGAGGGTAGGGAAGAGGAAATACTTAAAAATCCAGAAGTCATCGAGGTGTATCTTGGTGCTGCGCACGGAGAAGCTGAATGCGGGGTATAG